One Brevibacillus choshinensis genomic window carries:
- a CDS encoding DUF2992 family protein produces the protein MVLCLWKKQVFSRQQREEMKDRKRELKRQKAKAKHRGK, from the coding sequence GTGGTCCTGTGTTTATGGAAAAAGCAGGTCTTCTCCCGGCAGCAAAGGGAGGAGATGAAGGACCGAAAGCGGGAACTCAAAAGGCAAAAAGCGAAGGCCAAGCATCGAGGCAAATGA
- a CDS encoding DUF2834 domain-containing protein translates to MKSFYLFLTIAGAILPYSHFIPFLRSHGLDVNLFVSELFANNISSFFATDFLICCLTFWVFSYHEARKHQMKHWWLYIVATLTIGLSFAFPLFLYFRRKAFERT, encoded by the coding sequence ATGAAATCCTTTTATTTGTTCCTAACGATTGCTGGAGCCATTTTGCCTTACAGTCATTTCATTCCGTTTTTACGCTCACATGGATTAGATGTGAATCTCTTTGTATCAGAGCTGTTCGCAAACAACATTTCATCGTTCTTCGCCACTGATTTTCTCATCTGCTGCCTCACTTTCTGGGTGTTTTCCTATCATGAAGCCAGAAAACATCAAATGAAGCATTGGTGGCTATACATTGTTGCAACTTTAACGATAGGCTTGTCTTTTGCGTTTCCTCTTTTTCTGTACTTCAGACGAAAAGCATTCGAACGCACTTAA
- a CDS encoding antibiotic biosynthesis monooxygenase family protein translates to MFARMVFFKLEPGSRRLAEKVVQELNLLARKQKGFRGNSYFFEDHKGEYAALNYWESKKDAESANAIMFPHFREAVKDAMKEEPDLRIFEVYDPMEKVPLDTSVSLYDY, encoded by the coding sequence ATGTTTGCACGGATGGTCTTTTTCAAGCTGGAGCCAGGCAGCAGACGATTAGCCGAAAAGGTGGTTCAGGAATTGAACCTTCTTGCCCGAAAGCAAAAAGGCTTTCGCGGGAATTCGTATTTCTTTGAAGATCACAAGGGGGAATACGCCGCCCTGAATTATTGGGAATCGAAGAAAGACGCGGAATCGGCAAATGCGATCATGTTTCCGCATTTTCGTGAAGCGGTCAAGGACGCGATGAAAGAAGAGCCTGATCTGCGGATATTCGAGGTGTATGACCCTATGGAAAAAGTGCCGCTCGATACGTCAGTGAGCCTCTACGATTATTGA